In Rhodamnia argentea isolate NSW1041297 chromosome 11, ASM2092103v1, whole genome shotgun sequence, one genomic interval encodes:
- the LOC115736341 gene encoding GDSL lipase-like — translation MGGYPEPSFFTSFLFKWYKNPSTRRIVRPKIAMSAPNIHILSFAIFASLLLSTRCSIDRPQHDVALFIFGDSLNDAGTNNYINTTASFRANFPPYGETFFHYPTGRFTDGRLIADFIAEYAKLPLIPPYLQLKKGEFVGGANFASGGAGVLPDTYQGLVVDLKTQLKQFEKLVKDLRKTMGDERAERIVSEGVYMVNIGGNDYLSPVLNNPALFQSISMADYVGMVVGNISSVLEGIHKVGARKFGFFAMPPLGCVPYVRLVTGNGSCSRPATKLAKLHNVAFPATLAKLETQLRGFKYSFFDLYTCLAKRIQNPSKYGFKDGKSACCGSGPYGGNYSCGGMRGVREYSLCPNPGEHVFFDSYHPSERAYRQFAQLMWNGSLRTTKPYNLEALFKHGNS, via the exons CTATCCCGAGCCTTCCTTCTTCACAAGTTTCTTATTTAAGTGGTACAAAAATCCCAGTACTCGCCGCATCGTCCGACCCAAGATCGCCATGTCGGCTCCGAACATACACATCCTTTCCTTTGCCATCTTCGCCAGCCTCCTCCTCTCGACTCGCTGCAGCATCGATCGGCCCCAACACGACGTCGCTCTGTTCATCTTCGGCGACTCCCTCAACGACGCCGGGACCAACAACTACATAAACACCACCGCGTCTTTCAGGGCAAACTTCCCTCCGTACGGCGAGACTTTCTTCCACTATCCCACCGGCAGATTCACCGACGGTCGTCTTATTGCCGACTTTATCG CTGAATATGCGAAGCTGCCGCTGATCCCACCATATCTCCAGCTGAAGAAGGGCGAGTTTGTGGGAGGGGCGAATTTCGCATCCGGTGGAGCTGGCGTTTTGCCCGATACATACCAGGGGCTT GTGGTGGATCTAAAGACGCAGCTGAAGCAGTTCGAGAAGCTGGTGAAGGATCTGAGGAAGACGATGGGGGATGAGAGGGCGGAGAGAATAGTTTCGGAGGGAGTTTACATGGTGAACATCGGAGGCAACGATTACTTGTCCCCGGTTCTGAACAACCCAGCTCTGTTTCAGTCCATTTCCATGGCGGATTACGTGGGGATGGTGGTCGGCAACATCAGCTCTGTTCTCGAG ggAATCCATAAAGTTGgagcaagaaaatttggatttttcgcGATGCCGCCTCTTGGATGCGTCCCATACGTCCGATTGGTCACCGGAAACGGTTCTTGTTCAAGACCAGCCACCAAGTTAGCGAAGCTTCACAATGTGGCTTTTCCCGCTACTCTGGCCAAGCTAGAGACTCAATTACGAGGATTCAAGTACTCTTTCTTCGACTTGTACACTTGTCTTGCTAAAAGAATCCAAAACCCATCAAAATATG GTTTCAAGGATGGGAAATCGGCGTGCTGTGGCTCGGGTCCGTATGGTGGGAACTATAGCTGTGGAGGCATGAGAGGGGTGAGAGAGTATTCGTTGTGCCCTAATCCCGGGGAGCACGTGTTCTTCGATTCCTACCATCCGAGCGAGAGGGCTTATCGACAATTTGCACAATTGATGTGGAATGGAAGTCTGCGCACAACCAAGCCTTATAACCTGGAAGCATTGTTCAAACATGGGAACAGCTGA